A genome region from Ptiloglossa arizonensis isolate GNS036 chromosome 4, iyPtiAriz1_principal, whole genome shotgun sequence includes the following:
- the Mrps14 gene encoding mitochondrial ribosomal protein S14 isoform X2: protein MHVTFQQVRNTNVNRWMIRDNKRRKLAEKYAPERLRLVAMKRNNILPPEIRALAGKQIDETIPRQTAMRQLTKRCIITSRPRGVLHRWRLSRFVFRHLADYNKLSGVQRALW from the exons ATGCACGTAACA TTTCAGCAAGTACGTAATACAAATGTAAATCGATGGATGATTCGTgataataaacgaagaaagttgGCGGAAAAATATGCACCGGAGCGATTACGATTAGTAGCCatgaaaagaaataatattttgccACCTGAAATTCGA GCACTTGCTGGTAAACAAATAGATGAAACAATTCCTCGTCAAACTGCTATGAGACAATTAACAAAACGTTGCATAATTACTTCTCGTCCACGTGGTGTTCTTCATAGATGGAGACTATCAAGATTTGTGTTTCGTCATTTAGCTGATTACAATAAATTATCTGGCGTACAACGTGCTTTATGGTAA
- the Mrps14 gene encoding mitochondrial ribosomal protein S14 isoform X1, which translates to MATIRSTLSIFSNFFSKSTNFTVTGFQQVRNTNVNRWMIRDNKRRKLAEKYAPERLRLVAMKRNNILPPEIRALAGKQIDETIPRQTAMRQLTKRCIITSRPRGVLHRWRLSRFVFRHLADYNKLSGVQRALW; encoded by the exons ATGGCTACCATTAGAAGTACTttgtcaatattttcaaattttttttcaaaaagtaCAAATTTTACAGTGACTGGT TTTCAGCAAGTACGTAATACAAATGTAAATCGATGGATGATTCGTgataataaacgaagaaagttgGCGGAAAAATATGCACCGGAGCGATTACGATTAGTAGCCatgaaaagaaataatattttgccACCTGAAATTCGA GCACTTGCTGGTAAACAAATAGATGAAACAATTCCTCGTCAAACTGCTATGAGACAATTAACAAAACGTTGCATAATTACTTCTCGTCCACGTGGTGTTCTTCATAGATGGAGACTATCAAGATTTGTGTTTCGTCATTTAGCTGATTACAATAAATTATCTGGCGTACAACGTGCTTTATGGTAA
- the Ef1a-f2 gene encoding elongation factor 1-alpha F2, giving the protein MGKEKVHINIVVIGHVDSGKSTTTGHLIYKCGGIDKRTIEKFEKEAQEMGKGSFKYAWVLDKLKAERERGITIDIALWKFETNKYYVTIIDAPGHRDFIKNMITGTSQADCAVLIVAAGTGEFEAGISRNGQTREHALLAFTLGVKQLIVGVNKMDSTEPPYSEARFEEIKKEVSSYIKKIGYTPTAVAFVPISGWHGDNMLEVSSKMPWFKGWVVERKEGKVESKVEGKCLIEALDAILPPSRPTDKALRLPLQDVYKIGGIGTVPVGRVETGLLKPGMIVTFAPTALTTEVKSVEMHHEALQEAVPGDNVGFNVKNVSVKDLRRGYVAGDSKNNPPKGAADFTAQVIVLNHPGQIGNGYTPVLDCHTAHIACKFAQIKEKCDRRTGKTTEDNPRWIKSGDAAIVVLVPSKPMCVEAFQEFPPLGRFAVRDMRQTVAVGVIKAVNFKDATGKVTKAAERAQKRK; this is encoded by the exons ATGGGTAAGGAGAAGGTTCATATTAACATTGTTGTCATTGGACATGTTGACTCTGGCAAGTCCACCACCACTGGTCATTTGATTTACAAATGTGGTGGTATTGATAAACGTACCATTGAAAAATTTGAGAAGGAAGCTCAAGAG ATGGGAAAAGGATCTTTCAAATATGCATGGGTATTGGACAAACTGAAAGCTGAACGTGAACGTGGTATCACTATTGACATTGCCTTGTGGAAATTTGAAACTAATAAATACTATGTTACTATTATTGATGCTCCTGGACACAGAGATTTCATCAAAAACATGATTACTGGTACGTCTCAAGCTGACTGTGCTGTATTAATTGTTGCTGCTGGTactggtgaatttgaagccgGTATTTCGAGAAATGGACAAACCCGTGAGCATGCATTGCTTGCTTTTACTCTTGGTGTAAAGCAACTGATTGTTGGTGTTAACAAGATGGACTCTACTGAGCCACCATACTCTGAAGCCCGATTTgaggaaattaagaaagaagtaTCATCCTACATTAAAAAAATTGGTTACACTCCTACTGCTGTTGCATTTGTACCAATTTCTGGTTGGCATGGAGATAATATGTTGGAAGTTTCTTCTAAAATGCCTTGGTTTAAAGGATGGGTTGTTGAGCGTAAAGAAGGTAAAGTGGAATCAAAAGTAGAAGGAAAATGCCTTATTGAAGCGCTTGATGCCATTCTTCCACCTTCAAGACCTACAGATAAGGCTCTCCGTCTTCCTCTTCAA GACGTGTACAAAATCGGTGGTATCGGAACTGTACCAGTTGGTCGTGTTGAAACTGGTTTACTGAAACCAGGTATGATCGTCACATTCGCTCCTACGGCTCTGACCACTGAAGTTAAATCTGTTGAAATGCATCACGAAGCTTTGCAAGAGGCTGTTCCCGGTGATAACGTTGGTTTCAACGTTAAAAACGTATCTGTCAAAGATTTACGTCGTGGTTATGTAGCTGGAGATTCTAAAAACAATCCACCTAAGGGTGCTGCTGATTTTACTGCACAG GTAATCGTGTTAAATCATCCAGGTCAAATCGGCAATGGATACACCCCAGTATTGGATTGTCACACTGCTCATATCGCGTGTAAATTCGCTCAAATCAAGGAGAAGTGCGATCGTCGTACTGGAAAGACCACCGAAGATAATCCACGATGGATAAAATCTGGAGATGCTGCCATTGTTGTGCTTGTCCCAAGCAAGCCCATGTGTGTAGAagctttccaagaatttccacctTTGGGACGTTTTGCTGTTCGTGACATGCGCCAAACGGTGGCTGTTGGAGTCATCAAAGCTGTCAATTTCAAGGATGCTACGGGCAAAGTCACCAAGGCTGCCGAGAGGGCCCAGAAAAGGAAATAA